One window of the Bacteroidia bacterium genome contains the following:
- a CDS encoding tail fiber domain-containing protein yields MKKVFLAIIAGLLFYCSNAQSPLSFQYQAVVRNASGNAIVSQSVNFRLSIISGSVSGTVEYVETHLATTNTVGVVNLAVGNGLPVTGIFASINWSTLPHFIKVEADPTGGTNYLDMGTTQLLSVPYALYSETSGNAGDTVWSKSGNNIHNNNSGNVGVGVNNPNGRMVVQGSSSALATDPLFEVKNSAGQTVFVVYQDSVNVFVNDDAIQSNRGGFAVSGRNSSKSITHNYLKVTPDKTRIYLNEDAARDGFAVMGINSGGLKDYLNVSVDTNEIINPSQPRILWYPTKEAFLTGRVLVENKDSVGLNSFASGFESKAIGNWSQALGFKSRARGAFSTAIGRFANAGYANSFAFGKYATANNFNAYAMGDSALANGSASFSFGTGSQALGDGSFAIGSWRRDLSGQVFNYPTVASGNSAFAIGMGSTAIGNGSFAIGTNDSTTYLGAFAIGYDNTSSGQQSFSVGSYNHSRELLSFSIGAWNNSTNIASFAIGTENSVTGIHATAVGDLNNASGTESMAIGQFNSSTGDHAFSTGYYTTAQAAYSLVFGRYNEISGDLSNWISTDPLFVLGNGSNSVARSNAVTVLKNGNVGIGISVPVYQLQLAMNSAAKPGSATWTITSDIRLKDVKGSYNKGLNEICKLNPIIYRYKKDNLFKIKETEIDFYGFSAQDVQKVFPEAVSEKDGYLNLDIHSIIIAQVNAIKELKVMIDKLSKDNAELKSEINNLKILKQ; encoded by the coding sequence ATGAAAAAAGTATTTCTTGCAATAATAGCAGGACTGCTATTTTATTGCTCAAACGCTCAATCACCATTATCTTTCCAATATCAAGCAGTAGTTAGAAATGCTAGTGGTAATGCAATAGTTTCGCAATCAGTTAATTTTAGGTTGAGTATAATATCTGGTTCTGTTTCGGGGACTGTTGAATATGTTGAAACTCACTTAGCAACAACAAATACAGTTGGTGTTGTAAATCTTGCGGTAGGGAATGGTTTGCCTGTTACAGGAATATTTGCTTCAATTAACTGGTCAACATTGCCACACTTTATTAAAGTAGAAGCTGATCCAACTGGAGGTACAAATTATTTAGATATGGGTACTACACAATTATTAAGTGTTCCATATGCGTTGTATTCTGAAACATCAGGAAATGCAGGTGATACTGTCTGGTCAAAATCTGGAAATAATATTCATAATAATAATTCAGGTAATGTTGGAGTTGGAGTAAATAACCCTAATGGTAGAATGGTAGTTCAGGGTAGTTCTTCTGCTTTAGCTACAGATCCATTATTCGAAGTAAAGAATTCAGCAGGTCAAACGGTATTTGTTGTTTATCAGGATAGTGTAAATGTGTTTGTAAACGATGATGCAATTCAGTCAAATCGTGGAGGTTTTGCAGTTAGTGGTAGAAATAGTTCTAAATCAATTACTCACAATTATCTTAAGGTAACTCCTGATAAAACAAGAATATATTTAAATGAAGATGCTGCAAGAGATGGCTTTGCAGTTATGGGTATTAATTCAGGTGGATTAAAGGACTATTTAAATGTAAGTGTTGATACAAACGAAATAATAAATCCAAGTCAGCCAAGAATTTTATGGTATCCAACCAAAGAAGCATTTCTTACTGGCAGAGTTCTAGTTGAAAATAAGGATAGTGTTGGCTTAAATTCTTTTGCTTCAGGTTTCGAATCAAAAGCAATTGGAAATTGGTCGCAGGCATTAGGATTTAAATCCCGTGCGAGAGGGGCATTTTCAACTGCAATAGGTCGTTTTGCAAATGCAGGTTATGCAAATTCATTTGCTTTTGGAAAGTATGCAACTGCTAATAATTTTAATGCATATGCAATGGGCGATTCTGCTTTAGCTAATGGATCTGCATCATTCTCTTTTGGAACAGGTTCTCAGGCATTAGGAGATGGTAGTTTTGCTATCGGATCGTGGAGAAGAGATTTAAGTGGGCAGGTTTTTAATTATCCTACTGTTGCTTCTGGAAACAGTGCCTTTGCTATTGGTATGGGATCTACTGCAATTGGTAACGGATCTTTTGCTATTGGTACAAATGATTCTACCACTTATTTAGGAGCATTTGCTATAGGTTATGATAATACAAGTTCAGGACAGCAAAGCTTTAGTGTTGGAAGTTATAATCATTCAAGGGAGCTTCTATCATTTTCAATTGGTGCTTGGAATAACTCAACTAATATTGCAAGTTTTGCAATTGGCACTGAAAATTCAGTTACAGGAATTCATGCAACTGCTGTTGGTGATTTAAACAATGCTTCCGGTACTGAATCAATGGCTATTGGTCAATTTAATAGTTCTACGGGAGATCATGCGTTTTCAACTGGATACTATACTACTGCTCAGGCAGCGTATTCATTGGTGTTTGGAAGGTATAATGAAATTTCTGGAGATTTATCAAATTGGATTTCTACTGACCCTCTTTTTGTATTAGGAAATGGTTCTAATTCTGTTGCTCGTTCAAATGCAGTTACGGTTCTTAAAAACGGTAATGTTGGAATTGGAATATCTGTACCAGTTTATCAATTACAACTTGCTATGAATTCTGCAGCTAAGCCAGGATCTGCTACATGGACAATAACTTCAGATATTCGTTTGAAAGATGTTAAAGGTAGTTATAACAAAGGACTAAATGAAATTTGTAAACTAAACCCAATTATTTATAGGTATAAAAAAGATAATCTTTTTAAAATTAAAGAGACTGAAATAGATTTTTATGGATTTAGTGCGCAAGATGTTCAAAAAGTTTTTCCTGAAGCGGTGTCTGAAAAAGACGGTTATCTTAATCTGGATATTCATTCTATCATAATAGCACAGGTAAATGCAATAAAAGAATTGAAAGTTATGATAGATAAATTATCAAAAGATAATGCAGAACTAAAATCAGAAATAAATAATTTAAAGATTTTAAAACAATAA